CCTGCATCAAGTTTGGCCAGCCAGAGGTCGGCGTCCTGGTGAATCGCAATCGAGCCATCACGGCCGCTTTTGCTGGCAGCGAGCAACAGCTTTCCCGTTGGAGCGTCCTTGAACGACTTTTCCGCATAGCGCGGGCTCACGCCCTTCGCGTTCGGTTTGATCCAGATTTGCAGCAGATGCGCGGCTTCGTCCTCTGATGGGTTAAATTCGCTGTGTTGAACTCCAGAGCCTGCCGCCATGTATTGGACTTCTCCCGCGCGGATCACGCGGCCATTGCCCATGGAATCCTTGTGTTCCAGTGCGCCGCTCAGGATGTAGGTAATGATCTCCATGTCGCGATGCGGATGGGTTCCGAAGCCCATTCCCGGCATGATAAGATCGTCGTTGATGACGCGCAGGCTGCGGAAGCCGTTCCACTGCGGGTCATGATAATCCGCGAAGCTGAATGTGTGGTAACTGTCGAGCCAGCCATGTTCGGCATGGCCGCGTTCGTTTGATTTGCGAATAATCATCATGAAATGAGATTATCACGCATGCCGGTGCGCCGTGAAATATCATGTTTCTTGCCTCAGCATAACTTAAAGGCATGCTCGGGGAATGGAGCTGCGCCACCTTCGCTACTTTGTCGCCGTCGCAGATGAGGAGAATGTTTCGCGCGCGGCCCTCAAGCTGCATGTTTCGCAGCCGGGCTTGAGCAGGCAAATCCATGATCTGGAAGAGGAAATCGGTTTCCAACTTTTCACACGCAGCGCGAAGTCCCTTTATTTGACCGAGGCCGGCAAAATTTTTCTGAATGAGGCGCGCGCGGTGCTCCGGCATGCGGAGGAAGCGGTGAATACGGCCCGGGCCGTCGCCACCGGAAATCGCGGAGAACTTCACATTGGTTATGCCCCCTCGCTGTACGCTCGCATTTTGCCCTCGGTATTGCGTGCGTTTCAAGCTGTCCTTCCCCATGTTCGCGTGGTGCTGCATGATCTGTCCACCGAGGAGATGCTCGCCCAATTGCGGGAAGGGAAGCTGCAGATTGCCCTGCTTGTGCGTCCTTCGCGAACACTGTTGAATGGGTTGCGCTTTGAGGAACTGGGCCGCGAGCTCATGTGCCTGGCAGTGGCGCCAAACCATCCTCTTGCCCGGCGTCGCATGGTAACTTTATCGGAGGCTGTGCGGGAACCGCTTATTGTTTACAGTCGGAAGGAGTATCCTGACTATCATGTATTTTTGGCAGAAACCTTTGCTGCGACGAAACGCAAGCTGCGCATAGCGGAGGAACACGATGGACTTAGCAGCCTCATTGCCTCAGTCGAAGCTGGTGGCGGCGTGGCCGTAGTGTCAAAATCAGTGGCCTGTTTTACCGGAGCGCGACTCAAGCTTTTGCCGCTTTTACCCGCGCCCAAGCAGTTGGTTATTGGGGCCGGGTGGAGCAAAAAGGGCCTTAGCGCCGCCGGGGAGGAATTTTTAAAGTGCGCAAAAAAGGCCGCACTAAAAAAATAACAGGCGAAGGATAAGGGGCATGTGAACGCACCTGCACGGCGGCCAATTCTGACGGAATTTTTGTAACCTTGAGCGGGGTTTGTGGTTTATTTGAATATCCGGCAGTAATTTATGGAGACGGAATGAAGTCATTTTATAAATTATTCGGGGCGATTTGTGCTTGCGTGCTGTGTGAGGCCTGTTGTCTTGCGTATGACCCGTTGTCTGTGGCCAATCCGGATGCCGTCCGCATTCAGGATTTTACGGTGCAGGACAAGGCGCGGAATCGGGAAATTCCCATCCGGGTGTATTGCCCGGTGGACAAGACGCCTGCGCCTGTGGTGCTTTTCAGCCACGGACTTGGCGGGTCGCGCGAGGGCAGTACGTTCCTGGGTCGGCATTGGGCGGGACGGGGTTATATGGCCGTTTTTATGCAGCATCCCGGCAGCGACACCTCGGTTTGGCAGGGCAAACCTCTGCTGGAGCGGATGGGTGCAATGAAAGAAGCCGCCAATGGTCGGAATTTCATTCTGCGGACGGAAGATGTTCCAGCGGTTATCAATCAACTGGAGCTTTGGAACAAAACCTCAGGCCACCCGTTGTCGGGCAGGCTGGATATGGCAAAGTTGGGCATGTCGGGCCATTCGTTCGGCGCTGTTACGACACAGGCAGTGAGCGGACAAAGTTTTGCCATGTTGGGGCCGCGTTATACGGATTCGCGCATCAAAGCCGCCATTGCTTTCAGCCCCAGCGCCCCGCCCGTGGGTGATCCCAGGATGGCATTTGGACGGGTGAAGATTCCCTGGATGCTGATGACCGGCACCAAGGACCTGGCACCGATCGGCGGCGCCACGATGGAGACGCGCCGAGCTGTTTATTCGGCTTTGCCGCCGGGCGGCAAGTATGAACTGGTTCTTTATAATGCGGAGCATTCGGTTTTCACCGATCGTGCGTTGCCCGGCGATCATGAACCGCGCAACCCCAACCATCACCGCGTTATTCTGGCCTTGAGCACGGCTTTTTGGGACGTATGGCTGCGCGGTGACGCGGAGGCGAAGGCTTGGCTTGAGAGTGCCGGGCCGGCGTCGGTGCTTGAGTCCAACGACCACTGGCAGTACAAGTAGCCCACTTGGCCGGCTTATGACCGGGTATTTTGAAATAAGCGGCTTTTATATCGTGCAATACGGGTCATCCACCCTTGACTTTGTTAGGTATTCCGCCTCAACTCTCCATCTCGAAAAACAACAAAGGAGAGTTATATCATGAACCCAATTATTCTGATTATTCTGGCCATCTTGATTCCGCCGCTTGCAGTTTATCTCAAAACAAATTCAGCCAAAGACACGATCATCAACGTGATTCTTTGTTTTGTGTTTTGGGTTCCAGCCGTCCTCCACGCGCTCTATATTGTCCTGAAATAAGGCGTTCAGGCCCGGCTGTGCAGGACCTTGTCCTGTTCATATTCTAATATTGCGAAGGAGCGGCGCTCTGATAGCCTTATATTGTGCTCCAGACCCAATCCGATCCCGTAGATTTGATGGGCAAATGCCGGGCCTATATTGAATCCCAAGGTTCCGTCAAAGTTCTCAAAAACACGTCGTTTTATCCTTCGGTGGCTTTTTCACGCCAGGCGGGCGCGGGGGGGCTCGTGGTGGCCCGATTATTGGTTGATTACCTTGAAGAGCACCGCAAAAGGACCGAACCGGCCTGGACCCTCTTCGATCGCAATCTGGTGCATCAGATCCTCGAAGACCACGATCTGCCGCGATCCATTGAAAAATTTTATCCGGAAGATGTGCGTTCCGAGCTGGAAAGCACGGTGGAGGAAATGTTGGGATTGCATCCGTCCACAGCCACCATGGTCGAGCAGACGAGCAAGACGATCATCAAGCTTGCGAACAAAGGCCATGCGGTTCTCGTGGGCAGGGGAGCCAATATCATCACGCATGGATTGAATAACATGATTCATGTGCGCCTGGTCGCCCCGCTGGATTTCCGGTTAAAGCACATCAAACAATTTTACAGTTTGAGCACGTCGGAAGGGCTGGCTTATATCAATCAGGCGGACCGGGCGCGGGCGCGTTATGTGAAACGTTATTTCAGCCGAAATATTGAAGATCCATTGCAATACGATCTCGTTATCAATACCGCCACGATAGGCTTCGAGGCTGCGGCGGGATTGATCGCCACCGCGGTGGCCGCCCTGGAGGCCGGGCAAGGCCGCGCCGGTTAAAACTCAAACGCAAATGGCGAGAGCCGTTCCACGAGGGCGTTTATCACGCGCCGTTCCTCTTCCACACTGGCAGCCTGGAAGGTGACGCTGAATCGCACATACGTTCCGGCGTCGTCCCAGGGTACAGTGGAGATGGAATGCTCGCGGATCAGCCATTGTGAAAAGTCCTCGGCGCTGGCGAATTCGGCGGACTTGCATCCGCTTGCCACGCGTTTTGGGCTTTTCACATAAAGGAAAAAGGAGCCCTTTGGCTTGGCGGCCTTGAATCCGAGGCGGTTCAGCGCCTGCACCAGCAGATCCATGCGGCGTGAATATTTGGCGGCGATTTTTTCCGTGATCTCGGGATGTTCGAAGCAATACGCGGCCGCGTTCTGAATGGCCAGGAACTGGCCGGAATCGGTGTTGTCCTTGACGTCGCCATACGCTTTCACGAGCAACTCATTGCCCGAGACGAACCCGCAGCGCCAGCCGGTCATGTTGAACGATTTGCTGGTGGAATGCAGTTCAATGCCGACGTCGATGGCGCCCGGCGTGGCCAGGAAACTCAGGGGTTTGCCTTCAAAAACAAGCGCGGTGTAGGCGGCGTCATGGATGACCACGATGCTGTTCCTTTTGGCAAACAAAACCGCTTTTTCGAAAAAGGCCGGGCTGGCGCTGGCGCCTGTTGGATTGTTAGGATAATTAATGACAAGTACCTTGGCTTTTTTCAGGATGTCCTCAGGGATGGAATCCAAGTCAGGCAAAAAATTGTTTTCAACAGTGAGTTTCAGGTTGTGAACAATGCCGCCGTAATACCTGGCATGCGTGCCAAAAACCGGGTAACCGGGAGTGGTCATCAGTACGATGTCGCCGGGATTGATCAGGGCCGCAGGCAGGATGCTGAGAGCGGCCTTGGAGCCGATGGAATGCAAAACCTGGGTTTCGGGGTCGATGGACACGCCGCAGACATTCTTCAAATAGCGCGCCGCAGCTTCCTTGAGCCGCGCCCCGCCGTTGTCGGAGTATCCCCGGTTCTCGGGCTTGCGCGCTTCAGAGGCCAGGGCGGCCACCACCTCGGGAAAGGCCATTTCGTCGGGTTCGCCGACGCCAAGGTCAAACAGCTCAACATTTGGGCGTTCCTGCAGAGCCGCCCTTTTGGCCCGCTTGATTTTCTCAAATTTATAAATGGCTGTGTCCAGGCCGTAGCGGTTCCCTCCGATACGGTCGGCGAATAAGTTTTGAATGTAGCTGTCTGACATCTATGCTTCCTCCATTAAACCATGAAAATTATTACGAGCTCACGGCAAATGCAACGACAAGCTTTGCAATTCAAGCGGCTGGGTCGAAAAATCTCCTTTGTGCCCACCATGGGGGCCCTGCATGCCGGGCACCTGAGTTTGGTGCGCCTGGCCCGTAAAAAATCGGATATGGTGGTGATGAGCATCTACGTCAACCCAACCCAGTTCGGGCCGAAAGAGGATTTTTCCAGATATCCACGGCCTTTCCGCAAGGACGCGCGCCTGGCGGCGGCAGCGGGGGTGGATATCCTGTTTGCCCCACGGAATCTCTATATGCCGGACGATTCCACGCAGGTTTCAGAGAGCCGCCTCTCCCAAGGGCGTTGCGGACGGTTCAGGCCGGGCCATTTCGACGGGGTCACGACCGTGGTTGCCAAACTCCTGAACATCGTCCAGCCTGACGTGGCGGTTTTTGGGCAAAAGGATGCCCAGCAATGTGATGTATTGGAACGTATGGCGAGAGACTTGTATTTTCCGGTCCAGATGGTCCGGGCGCCGATTTTGCGCGACAGCAGGGGGCTTGCGATGAGCTCGCGGAACGCCTATTTGAGCGCCCGCGAGTATGAAACAGCTTTGAACCTGTCCCAGATTCTGAATAGGGCCGCGAAGGCTGGCATGGGGAGCGCAGTGGCGCGCGCCCGCAAGCTTTTGTCAAGGGCGCCGGGAATGAAGCTTCAATATGTGGAGGCTGAGGCGGGCAGATTGTGCGCTGCTGTGCAGGTGGGCTCCACGCGGTTGATTGACAATGTTCCCCTTAAGGTGAAATAAAGCGAGCAGGCGGCGCCGGAATATTTCCAAATGAGTCAGTTCCGTATTTTAATTTTGCTGGCAGTTTTGATCCAGCCTGTGTTCCGTGCCCGGGCGGACGACTGGAAAGAAGCAAAGGTGGATGGCCTTCCCTGTGTCACGTTTAATTCATTTTGCCAGTTTTATGAATTTACGCAGGCGCCGGTTCCGGATGACAAGCCTTTCACCATCAAGGGAATTTATGGCACGCTGACGCTTCGTTCGGGCAATCGCGAGGCTGGCTTCAACGGGCGCAAAGTCTGGTTGAGTTATCCTTTTATCAAAAAAGACGACGGCACTTGT
The nucleotide sequence above comes from Candidatus Methylacidiphilales bacterium. Encoded proteins:
- a CDS encoding pirin family protein; the protein is MMIIRKSNERGHAEHGWLDSYHTFSFADYHDPQWNGFRSLRVINDDLIMPGMGFGTHPHRDMEIITYILSGALEHKDSMGNGRVIRAGEVQYMAAGSGVQHSEFNPSEDEAAHLLQIWIKPNAKGVSPRYAEKSFKDAPTGKLLLAASKSGRDGSIAIHQDADLWLAKLDAGNGVAHSLAQGRHAWVHVAEGEVELNGHRLFGGDAAAVSEETQLKIFTIKPSQVLIFDLN
- a CDS encoding LysR substrate-binding domain-containing protein: MELRHLRYFVAVADEENVSRAALKLHVSQPGLSRQIHDLEEEIGFQLFTRSAKSLYLTEAGKIFLNEARAVLRHAEEAVNTARAVATGNRGELHIGYAPSLYARILPSVLRAFQAVLPHVRVVLHDLSTEEMLAQLREGKLQIALLVRPSRTLLNGLRFEELGRELMCLAVAPNHPLARRRMVTLSEAVREPLIVYSRKEYPDYHVFLAETFAATKRKLRIAEEHDGLSSLIASVEAGGGVAVVSKSVACFTGARLKLLPLLPAPKQLVIGAGWSKKGLSAAGEEFLKCAKKAALKK
- a CDS encoding YqaE/Pmp3 family membrane protein, which encodes MNPIILIILAILIPPLAVYLKTNSAKDTIINVILCFVFWVPAVLHALYIVLK
- a CDS encoding cytidylate kinase-like family protein; amino-acid sequence: MLQTQSDPVDLMGKCRAYIESQGSVKVLKNTSFYPSVAFSRQAGAGGLVVARLLVDYLEEHRKRTEPAWTLFDRNLVHQILEDHDLPRSIEKFYPEDVRSELESTVEEMLGLHPSTATMVEQTSKTIIKLANKGHAVLVGRGANIITHGLNNMIHVRLVAPLDFRLKHIKQFYSLSTSEGLAYINQADRARARYVKRYFSRNIEDPLQYDLVINTATIGFEAAAGLIATAVAALEAGQGRAG
- a CDS encoding LL-diaminopimelate aminotransferase; the encoded protein is MSDSYIQNLFADRIGGNRYGLDTAIYKFEKIKRAKRAALQERPNVELFDLGVGEPDEMAFPEVVAALASEARKPENRGYSDNGGARLKEAAARYLKNVCGVSIDPETQVLHSIGSKAALSILPAALINPGDIVLMTTPGYPVFGTHARYYGGIVHNLKLTVENNFLPDLDSIPEDILKKAKVLVINYPNNPTGASASPAFFEKAVLFAKRNSIVVIHDAAYTALVFEGKPLSFLATPGAIDVGIELHSTSKSFNMTGWRCGFVSGNELLVKAYGDVKDNTDSGQFLAIQNAAAYCFEHPEITEKIAAKYSRRMDLLVQALNRLGFKAAKPKGSFFLYVKSPKRVASGCKSAEFASAEDFSQWLIREHSISTVPWDDAGTYVRFSVTFQAASVEEERRVINALVERLSPFAFEF
- the panC gene encoding pantoate--beta-alanine ligase, giving the protein MKIITSSRQMQRQALQFKRLGRKISFVPTMGALHAGHLSLVRLARKKSDMVVMSIYVNPTQFGPKEDFSRYPRPFRKDARLAAAAGVDILFAPRNLYMPDDSTQVSESRLSQGRCGRFRPGHFDGVTTVVAKLLNIVQPDVAVFGQKDAQQCDVLERMARDLYFPVQMVRAPILRDSRGLAMSSRNAYLSAREYETALNLSQILNRAAKAGMGSAVARARKLLSRAPGMKLQYVEAEAGRLCAAVQVGSTRLIDNVPLKVK